The segment TCGGTGTGGGTGCGTCACGTGTTAGAGATATGTTTGAGCAAGCTAAAAAACATGCTCCCTGTATTATTTTTATCGATGAAATCGATGCAGTAGGTCGTCATCGCGGCGCAGGTTTAGGCGGTGGTCACGATGAGCGAGAGCAAACCCTAAACCAATTACTAGTGGAAATGGATGGTTTCGAAGGTAAGGAAGGCGTCATTGTAATGGCAGCCACTAACCGTCCAGATGTATTGGACCCTGCGTTATTGCGTCCCGGCCGATTTGACCGACAAGTGGTCGTTCCATTACCGGATGTACGAGGCCGTGAAATGATCCTCAAAGTGCATTTGCGTAAAGTTCCGATGAATAGTGATGTGCATGTTTCTAAGATTGCACGTGGTACCCCTGGTTTTTCAGGTGCCGACCTTGCTAACTTAATTAATGAAGCTGCTTTATTTGCTGCGAGAGCGAATCGACGTGTCGTAGGAATGACTGAGCTTGAAAAAGCCAAAGATAAAATTCTTATGGGCGCAGAACGACGATCCATGGTGATGAATGAAGAAGAAAAACGTCTCACCGCCTACCATGAAGCGGGACATGCTATTGTGGGTATATTGGTGCAAGATCATGATCCTGTTTACAAGGTGAGCATTATTCCTCGGGGCAGAGCATTAGGTGTCACCATGTTCCTTCCTGAAGAAGATCGCTACAGCTATTCTCGTCTGCGTCTGGAATCGCAAATTGCAGGATTGTTCGGGGGTAGAATTGCAGAAGTAATCATTTTTGGCATGGATAAAGTCACTACCGGGGCTGCCAATGATATAGAAAGAGCCACAGAAATTGCTCGGAATATGGTTACAAAATGGGGCTTGTCTGACAAGCTGGGTCCATTGACTTATGGCGAAGAAGAAGGCGAAATTTTCTTAGGACGATCCGTAACACCACGAAAAGAAGTTTCTGACAATACTGCCAACATTATTGATGAAGAAGTAAGAGCAGTGATTGATAGAAACTATAAGAAAGCAGAACAAATATTGCGTGACAATGTGGATAAACTCCATTTAATGGCGGAAGCGCTTATCAAGTACGAAACAATAGACGAACATCAAATTGCTGATGTAATGGAAGGTAAGCAACCAGAGGCGCCTGCTGATTGGATAGATGATGATACGGATTCAAAAAAGAAGCCTTCTAAAAAGAAAAAAGATCTCATTAAAGATAATCATGAATCTAAATTAGATGGTTTCATTGGTCCTCAGGCCGATCCTGTTAATGACTAACGGTAATATTCAGCTTCTAAAGGCGAAAGTCTTTTTTGGCTGAATTTCAGGGAAAACTGAACGTTAGATACTTTCAAAATTATAGAATAGTTACGACTAATGAGATGACTCGTGTGAACACTCTTTCTAGGGCTAGTGAAGTTTCAAGTCCTTTTGTGCAATGTGCCAATAAAGTTTTAACACTTGCCAGTCCCCGGATAATGGCAATTTTAAATATCACTCCCGATTCCTTTTATGATGGGGGCAAGTTCTTAACTAAAGAGCTTGCCTTGAGCCATGTAGAAACTATGATCGAGCAAGGCGCTGATATTATCGATATTGGTGCAGAATCCTCCCGCCCTTACTCTAAATCCATTTCATTACAAGAAGAAATTGAACGTCTCATGGAGATGTTGATTGCTATCAAATACCGGTTTGATATTTTAATTTCGGTAGATACTTATAAGCCCTTAGTTATCCGAGAGGCTATTAAGCAAGGAGTCCATATCATAAATGACATTTATGCCTTGCAAAGTCCGGGTGCTTTAGAAGAGTTGCTAGATAATAATGTCGCGATATGTTTGATGCACATGCAGGGGGTTCCTCAAACGATGCAGGATCAGCCGGCTTATAGTAATGTTGTGCAAGACGTAGGGGAATTTTTACATGAAAGGGTGCGTCGCTGTCTTAATGCAGGGTTAGATCGTAACAGAATTATTATTGATCCGGGATTTGGTTTTGGCAAAACCACTGACCATAATATGACCTTGCTACAGAATCTACACCAATTTAAAAAACTGGGTCTACCCATTTTGGTGGGATTATCACGAAAGGCCAGTGTTGGGGAACTGTTATCGTTGCCTGTGGAAGAGCGTTTATATGGTAGTCTAGCGGCGCATATAATTGCTACCATTCATGGGGCATCAATTATTCGAACACATGATATAAAACCTACTGCAGAAGCTTTGAAGATCGCTGAGGCAGTTTTAGTGCAGGGAACTTTGGAATGGCAGTAAGAAAATATTTTGGTACCGATGGAATTAGAGGCCGGGTGGGAGATGCCCAGATAAATCCAAGCTTTGTTCTCAAGCTGGGT is part of the Gammaproteobacteria bacterium genome and harbors:
- the folP gene encoding dihydropteroate synthase, with amino-acid sequence MTRVNTLSRASEVSSPFVQCANKVLTLASPRIMAILNITPDSFYDGGKFLTKELALSHVETMIEQGADIIDIGAESSRPYSKSISLQEEIERLMEMLIAIKYRFDILISVDTYKPLVIREAIKQGVHIINDIYALQSPGALEELLDNNVAICLMHMQGVPQTMQDQPAYSNVVQDVGEFLHERVRRCLNAGLDRNRIIIDPGFGFGKTTDHNMTLLQNLHQFKKLGLPILVGLSRKASVGELLSLPVEERLYGSLAAHIIATIHGASIIRTHDIKPTAEALKIAEAVLVQGTLEWQ
- the ftsH gene encoding ATP-dependent zinc metalloprotease FtsH codes for the protein MIKNLLLWLVIAVILISVFSNFGPRREVAQKYSYSEFMQTVNKGDVKSVTIDDRNIQGTLKNNSQFTTYMPMEDQNLLGDLMKKEVDIKGKAPDQQGLLMRIFINWFPMLLLIAVWIFFMRQMQGGGRSGPMAFGRSRARMLTEDQVKVTFADVAGVEEAKEEVKELVDFLRDPGKFQKLGGKIPCGVLLVGSPGTGKTLLAKAVAGEAKVPFFTISGSDFVEMFVGVGASRVRDMFEQAKKHAPCIIFIDEIDAVGRHRGAGLGGGHDEREQTLNQLLVEMDGFEGKEGVIVMAATNRPDVLDPALLRPGRFDRQVVVPLPDVRGREMILKVHLRKVPMNSDVHVSKIARGTPGFSGADLANLINEAALFAARANRRVVGMTELEKAKDKILMGAERRSMVMNEEEKRLTAYHEAGHAIVGILVQDHDPVYKVSIIPRGRALGVTMFLPEEDRYSYSRLRLESQIAGLFGGRIAEVIIFGMDKVTTGAANDIERATEIARNMVTKWGLSDKLGPLTYGEEEGEIFLGRSVTPRKEVSDNTANIIDEEVRAVIDRNYKKAEQILRDNVDKLHLMAEALIKYETIDEHQIADVMEGKQPEAPADWIDDDTDSKKKPSKKKKDLIKDNHESKLDGFIGPQADPVND